One segment of Macrotis lagotis isolate mMagLag1 chromosome 1, bilby.v1.9.chrom.fasta, whole genome shotgun sequence DNA contains the following:
- the CIAPIN1 gene encoding anamorsin: MAEYGISTGQRVAMIWDKSSPVEALKSLVNKVQQLTGDESQVSVENIDQLLQSAHKESSFDVVLSGVVPGSTTLHSTEILAEIARILRPGGQVLLKEPVETTSVLESKVKTAAKLCSSLTLSGLVEVKELQKKSLTPEEARSVQELLGYQSDSLVSVQVTGKKPNFEVGSSTQLKLSFPKKSSISEKPTVDPHAAKLWTLSANDMDDDDMDLIDSDELLDPEDLKKPDPSSLRASCGEGAKRRACKNCTCGLAEELEQEKLKEQKRSQPKSACGNCYLGDAFRCASCPYLGMPAFKPGEKILLNEKNLHDS; this comes from the exons ATGGCAGAGTATGGAATCTCAACTGGGCAGCGTGTGGCAATGATCTGGGATAAGTCATCTCCAGTGGAGGCTCTGAAAAGTCTGGTGAATAAAGTACAGCAACTGACTGGTGATGAGAGTCAAGTATCTGTGGAAAACATTGACCAGTTGTTGCAAT CCGCTCACAAAGAATCCAGCTTTGATGTTGTTCTGTCGGGTGTGGTTCCAGGAAGTACAACATTGCATAGCACTGAGATTTTGGCAGAAATTGCTAGGATCCTTCGACCAGGGGGGCAAGTTCTTCTGAAAGAGCCAGTGGAGACAACTTCAG ttCTTGAAAGCAAAGTGAAGACAGCAGCTAAATTATGCTCATCCCTGACACTTTCTGGGCTTGTGGAAGTGAAGGAG TTGCAGAAGAAGTCCTTAACCCCAGAGGAGGCACGGTCAGTGCAGGAGCTCCTGGGTTACCAGAGTGACAGCTTGGTCTCTGTTCAAGTCACAGGCAAAAAACCAAACTTTGAAGTAGGTTCTTCTACGCAACTTAAGCTTTCCTTTCCCAAGAAGTCTTCTATATCAG AGAAACCTACTGTGGACCCTCATGCTGCCAAGTTGTGGACACTTTCAGCCAATGACATGGATGATGATGACATG GATCTCATTGATTCTGATGAACTCTTGGATCCAGAGGATTTGAAGAAGCCAGATCCATCTTCCCTACGCGCTTCATGTGGAGAAGGAGCAAAAAGGAGGGCCTGTAAGAATTG caCATGTGGCCTAGCAGAAGAATTGGAGCAAGAGAAACTGAAGGAGCAGAAGAGATCACAACCCAAGTCAGCTTGTGgaaat TGTTATTTAGGTGATGCCTTCCGCTGTGCCAGCTGCCCCTACCTTGGGATGCCAGCCTTTAAACCTGGGGAGAAAatccttttaaatgaaaaaaatcttcatgatTCCTAA